From the Nodularia sphaerocarpa UHCC 0038 genome, the window TGTCCCTCCCGCCAAAATGGTCTTTGGGCTATCATCAATGTCGTTGGAGTTACGAGTCGGAAAACGTGGTGCGGGAACTGGCGCGAGAATTTCGCCAGCGTCGCATTCCTTGCGATGTCATTCACCTGGATATTGATTATATGCACGGTTATCGTGTGTTTACCTGGAGTCCTCAACGCTTCTCGAATCCAGAAAAATTAATTGCTGATTTGGCTGGAGATGGTTTTAAAACAGTGACAATTATTGACCCAGGTGTGAAGTATGAACCAGAAGCTAATTATCATGTTTTTGACCAAGGAATAGATAAAGATTATTTTGTGCGTAAAGCTGATGGTGTCTTGTTTCACGGCTATGTTTGGCCGGATAAGGCTGTTTTTCCTGACTTTTTGCGGTCTGATGTGGGTAACTGGTGGGGTGATTTACACAAAAGTTTAACTGACATCGGTGTGGCGGGAATTTGGAATGATATGAATGAACCTGCTATAGACGATCGCCCTTTTGGGGATGGTGGTCAAAAAATCTGCTTTCCTTTAGATACACCGCAGGGAGGAAATGCAAATAACTCTCAATCCAAAATCCAAAATCCAAAATCTCAAATTGATGCGACTCATGGGGAGGTGCATAATTTATATGGTTTGATGATGGCGAAATCGTCTCATCAAGGTTTGAAACGTCATCGTCCTAAAGAGCGATCTTTTGTGTTGACGCGAGCAGGTTATGCTGGTGTACAGCGTTGGTCTGCTGTGTGGATGGGAGATAACCAATCTTTGTGGGAGCATTTGGAAATGTCTTTGCCGATGCTTTGCAATATGGGACTTTCGGGTGTGGCTTTTGTGGGTTGCGATATTGGCGGGTTTGCTGGTAACGCTACACCGGAATTATTTGCGCGTTGGATGCAAGTGGGAATGCTTTATCCTTTAATGCGTGGTCATTCGGCTTTATCTACGGCTCGTCATGAACCTTGGGTATTTGGCGATCGCATTGAAAATATCTGTAGAGAATATATTAATCTGCGTTACCAACTCTTACCATACATTTATAATCTTTTTTGGGAAGCAGCTACAACAGGCGCGCCCATTATCAGACCATTATTATATCATTTCCCTAACGATCCTCAAACCTACAGCCTCTACGATCAAGTTTTACTGGGTGCGTCCCTAATGGCTGCACCAATTTACCGCCCTGGAGTTGAGCATCGTTCTGTTTACTTACCTGACGGTATTTGGTATGACTGGTGGTCTGGTGAACGTTACCTAGGTAAAACTCACATCCTCGCTCATGCACCATTAGAAAAAATGCCTCTTTATGTCCGTAGTGGTGCAATCATCCCGATGCAACCCCTCAGACAATATGTTGATGCCGAACCACTGGAATACATCCGTTTACGAGTTTGGCCTGGTAATGGGAGATATACTTTTTTTGAAGATGATGGACACACCTTTGAGTATGAAAATCAAAATTTTTCCCTGACAAATATCAATATATTTACGCAAGGGAAGAAAACAACCGTGGAAATTGGCGATCGCGAAGGGAAATGGAACCCGACACCGCGTGAAATAATTGTAGAACTTGTTGGCGTTGGTGAGCAGCGCTTCTCAGATGATGGTCGGGGACGTAGCCTGAAATTTTGAAATTATGTTTAGAGATAGATGATTTTGTCTCAATTATTCTCTAGTCTAGACTTGGGAATCAAAAAATATGCACATAGGTAGAGAAAAAATGGATAAATAGCGGGTAGCCTAAATTACTTAAGTTATCTAATTTTTAGTATTTTAGAAATATTACACATTACTACGCTAGACAGTTTGGTGGTAAAAACTTCAATGTTCAACATCAACCGTTTGCAACTGCAAGGTTTACATAGATTACGAGTGGCGAAAGTTGCAAGTATTATAGCGGTATTAATCGGTATTTTAGTGCTGTTTGGTTGGTTTTTTGACCTCGATTTTGTCAAGAGGTTTGGCGATACCAGTTTAGTGACAATGAAGCCCAATGCAGCTGTAGGCTTTTTACTATCTGGTGTATCGTTGTGGCTGTTGCAGATGGGACAAGGTAAAAGGGACAGTTCCAGCATTGCTTACTTACGCTGGTCGAGAATTTGTGCAGCAGCTGTTACCTTGATTGGTTTACTGACAATCAGTCAATATTTGTTCGGCTGGAATTTGGGCATTGACGAGTTACTATTTCAGGAGCAACCGGATGCAATATTTACATCCCATCCAGGACGCATGGGGTTTAATAGTGCTTTAAATTTTATCTTGGTGGGTATATCTCTAGAACTGTTGGCGCATCCCAAAAATCGCCGTAGTTATTGGTATGTGCAAATTTGCGCCCTGGTAACTGCTTTGATTTCTTTACAGGTACTCATAGGCTATACTTATAAAGTCGAATTTTTCGCCCGTATTGCCTCATACACAACGTCAATGGCATTACATACGTCAATAACGTTCATTGTACTTTGTGTAGGTATTTTGTGGACG encodes:
- a CDS encoding glycoside hydrolase family 31 protein; protein product: MPQYFGKLPVTHQPWTTIGTVEVVRTNDRTLSFVCGDALLTICVLAANLVRVRLAPTGKFMPRRVWAIALDDTDWATVPFEVKETEKTVEIITVQIRVCVNKQNGCITCFDKANRLFAQDAEMSMGWRMGAVAGWKKIAPNEHFYGFGERTGFLDKLSQVKTNWTVDALDYDALTDAMYQAIPFFMALRPDVGYGIFLNSTFWSQFDIGVEQPDIWKMETHGDELDYYIIYGPEPAQILRTYTQLTGRMSLPPKWSLGYHQCRWSYESENVVRELAREFRQRRIPCDVIHLDIDYMHGYRVFTWSPQRFSNPEKLIADLAGDGFKTVTIIDPGVKYEPEANYHVFDQGIDKDYFVRKADGVLFHGYVWPDKAVFPDFLRSDVGNWWGDLHKSLTDIGVAGIWNDMNEPAIDDRPFGDGGQKICFPLDTPQGGNANNSQSKIQNPKSQIDATHGEVHNLYGLMMAKSSHQGLKRHRPKERSFVLTRAGYAGVQRWSAVWMGDNQSLWEHLEMSLPMLCNMGLSGVAFVGCDIGGFAGNATPELFARWMQVGMLYPLMRGHSALSTARHEPWVFGDRIENICREYINLRYQLLPYIYNLFWEAATTGAPIIRPLLYHFPNDPQTYSLYDQVLLGASLMAAPIYRPGVEHRSVYLPDGIWYDWWSGERYLGKTHILAHAPLEKMPLYVRSGAIIPMQPLRQYVDAEPLEYIRLRVWPGNGRYTFFEDDGHTFEYENQNFSLTNINIFTQGKKTTVEIGDREGKWNPTPREIIVELVGVGEQRFSDDGRGRSLKF